The genomic DNA CCGTCAGCAGTGAGCCGGACCGCGCGCGGCGACCGCTCGACGAGGCGCTTTCCCAGCAACGTCTCCAGCCGTTGCAGCTTGAGGCTGACCGCGGCCTGCGTCGTGCCGAGCGCTTCGGCGGTCCGCGTAAAGTTCTGGAGATCGGCGACCAGCAGGAAGGCCTTGATGGTGGAGATGTCGAGTGTGGCTGCCATTATGAAGTCTTATCACTGGTATCAATAGAGATAAGATACCAAAATGAAGGCCGCGGGTCTAGCTTCTCACCGACGCCGCGCAAGCAGCGCTGCATCTCGAGGAGAGCCACAATGCCCCTGATCACCGTGTCCTACACCACCTCCCGCCAGGCGCCGTCGCTGAAGGCCGACATCGCGAGCGCCGTGTCCGAGCTCACCGCAAAAATCCTGCATAAGGATCCGAAAGTCACCGCCATTATCGTCAAGTCGGTGGATGCCGATGACTGGTTTGCCGGCGGCAAGTCGCTGGCCGAGCAGAAGCTCGCGAGCTACTGGCTCGACATCCACGTCAGCGAAGGCACCAACACCAAGGACGAGAAGGCGGCCTATCTCGCTGCGATGTTCAAGCGCATGGCCGAGATTCTCGGGCCGCTGCATCCCGAGACCTATGCGCATGTCGACGAGGTCAAGAGTGACGCCTACGGCTTTGGCGGCCTGACCCAGGAGCGGCGCTACATCGCCGGCAAGCTCGAGGTGCCGCTGCAGACGGCGTGAGGCTGCAGGCCGCGGGTGAGGCGTCTCACCCACGGCCCGATCGTCAGCTCGCGGTGCGGAACTGGACTTCGGAATTGTTCAAAAAGCATGCCTTGTCGAACAGCGTCAGGTCCAGCGGGTTGGGCAGCCTGACGTCGCCGAGATCAGGGCAGGGCTTGACCTGGGGATCATAGGATCGGTCGATCTGTGAGATGAAGACGACGATCAGTCCCCGGTCGCGCGCGAAGGACTTCAGTGCGCGCACCTGAACGGTAAGGTCGGGGTTTTCCCGCCTCTGGTCGAGCAGCTGCAGATAATCGATCACCACGACCGTGCCACGGGGCGCTGCTGCCATCTGCTTGACGACGTAATCGGCGCTGATGGCGTCGGAGCAGTCGACCTCGAAGAGGTCATCGAATTGCGCGGGCTCGACGCCGATCGCACGCAAGCGATCGAAAACATCCTGCTCGGTATATTCGAGCGAGAAGAACGCGGCGCGGTGGCCCGACTTCATGGCCTCCACGGCAAGCTCGAGGCTCATCAAAGTCTTGCCCTGACCGGGCCGCGCGCCGACGAGCACGAGGTCGCCGGGGTGGAATTGAGGGAACAGCCTGTTCGCCGGCGTCATCGCGGCAGCTTTCGCCGCGAGCATGCTCCAGGCGGAAAACCCTTCCGTCGCAGCGACGCGGTCGAGTGCATCGTGCAGCGGAATGTTTTCGTCGCGGGACAGGCGCTTTGCTTTTCGCTTCAGATGATAGATCGGCGCAGAGAGTCTCATCGTCAAAACCTCCCATTGCGAGCAGGTAACGCAATCCCTCCTTATGCCCAGCGCTCGAACAGTCGGTCCGATGATCTCATCGCCCTGCATGAGGTCTGCTTTCCCGGCGGAGGGGGGAGGCGTGGGCGGCACCTGACTTGAGAATGGCCGATTCTGCGGCGGCGGAGAACGCGAGACAGTGCGTCTTCAACAGGACTAGATCAGGCGGCCGCTTCCGCCACCGGCGCACGGGTCGGCCCGAACAGCTGCTCGAACGCCTGGCGCAGCGCGATATCGACGTCCGCCATGGTCACGAGCTGGCCGAGGTCGACCAGCGAGGTGACGCCGTAGCGGGGATCGACGACCCCGCACGGCACGATGCCGGCGAAATGCGACAGCTCCGGCTCGACATTGATGGCGATGCCGTGGAACGAGACCCAGCGCTTCAACCGCACGCCGATCGCCGCGATCTTGTCCTCGTGCTCAGGCCCCTTGTCGGGGCGCTTCACCCAGACGCCGACCCGGTCCTCGCGCCGTTCGCCGCGGACGTTGAAGACGGCCAGCGTCGTCAGGATCAATTCCTCCAGGCTCGCGACATAGGCCCGGACGTCCGGCCGGCGGCGCTTGAGGTCGAGCATGACATAGGCCACGCGCTGGCCGGGCCCGTGATAGGTGAGCTGGCCGCCGCGGCCGGTGGCGAAGGTCGGGAATCGGGCATCGAGCAGGTCGGTTTCCTTGCCCGAGGTCCCCGAGGTGTAGAGCGGGGGATGCTCCAGCAGCCAGACCAGCTCCGGCGCCTCGCCGGCCGCGATCGCGGCGACCCGCGCCTCCATGGCGGCGACCGCCTCCGGATAGGCCACCGGCGCGTCCGAGATTCGCCATTCGACGGGCTCGCCGCCGGCAGCGGAAAACGACGTCAAATCGAGCTTTTCGCGGGGGTTTTGAGGCGAATTAACCATTGGCTAACCATAACGTGGTGATGATCGCAGGTGCAAATGCCAAGTCCCTAGTTGCGGCGGTCCTGACAGTGCCCACTCTCGATAAAGTCACCGTGGATCTCATGGTCGTCCTCGGGACGACCACCATGCCGATCCATCAGGTATTACGTCTTTCCCGCGGCGCCATCATCGAGCTGGACGCAACCGAGGCCGACGAGGTCAAGGTCCTCGCCAACAACCTGCCGGTCGCCTCCGGGGTCGTGCTGGTGGATCGCAACCGAATCGCGGTCGAGGTCAAGCAGATGCTGCCGCGCTCGCCGGGCACGCGGTAGCCGGCCTGGGCACGCGGTAGCGGCCCCCGCATCGGGTCAGGGCCGATTTGGGCAAGGAGCCCGAACTTTCCTGCAAAGCTTGTGGAATTCAGGGCCTTTGCAGGCTTGTACCCCTCTGATGGATTTGTTAGATCGGCGCCGTTGATCCGGCCGGCCTTCAAGCCTCAAGCCGGCATCCCCAAAGCGCTCGTGGCGGAACTGGTAGACGCGCTGCCTTGAGGTGGCAGTGAGTAAAATCGTGGGGGTTCGAGTCCCTCCGAGCGCACCAAATCCTCGTTTGTCACTGAAATAGCTGAGCTTTTTTCAAAGCTTCATCGGGCATGGCACGACCTCGTGCCGCGCTGCTTTCGTCCGCCGCCCATCCCCGGCGTCAGCTCATCCCGGCCTCGATTCGGCGGGGCCGTGGCATATCCGGGCTCGGTCTGCTCGATCATCGGATGCATGAATACGGAACGAGGGCCGTCCGGATCGCATTTGCAGGTAAGCCGCCGCGGACGTGCCGCGGCATGCGTTCGCCGGTGGAGGACAATGAGAAACAGCGCGTCGGACGTTGCCGAGATCAGGGACGCCGTTCACCTCTGCATCGACATGCAGAACATTTTCGCTCCCGGCGGTTTGTGGGCGACGCCGTGGATGGAGCGGGTCCTGCCGACGATCGCTTCGATCGTTGCACGCTATCAGGCCAGAACTGTCTTCACGCGCTTCATTACCCCGGAAGATCCCGCGGATCGTCGCGGGCAGTGGCAGCGATATTTTCATCGATGGCACCAGGCAACGCGCAGGAATCTTCCGCCGTCCGCCCTCGATCTCGTGCCGGCCCTGACCAGGTTCGTTCCGCCGGCCGCGATCATCGACAAGCCGGCTTATTCCGCGTTCAGCAATCCCGCGCTTGCGACCTCGCTGGTCGACAAGAACGTCGGCACGGTCGTGATCTCGGGCGCCGAGACGGATGTTTGCGTGCTCTCGACGGTGCTGAGCGCCGTCGATCTCGGCTTCCGGGTCGTCATCGTCGAGGACGCGCTGTGCTCATCGTCGGACGTCGGGCACGACGCGCTCATGACGATGTATCGCACCCGCTTCCACGGCCAGGTCGACCTCGTGACCGCTGAGGAGCTGGCCGAGTTCTGGCGGGAGTAGGGTGCCATCGGCTCAATTGAAATTGTCGCCGAACATGTTGCGGAAGGCGGTGGCGACGGCCGCAGGGACGCCGGACTGTATTCCGGCGGCTGACCTGCGACCAGACCTTCGCGGCAGTGGCGGCGGCCGGGCGATCGGTCATTCAACGTCGCGATCATTTGGATCACCCTGACCGTCACCGGGGTCGAGCCTCTCCTTGGGAAGGGCTCGTAGCTCTTGCGGCTCTGACCGAGCGTCAGCGCCCTTTGGCACCACGCGCAACCGTTCCGCTTCTGGAACGTTATGGGGATAATCGCCCGGGTGCGATGATCTCAAATCGGTAAGGAGGCAACGAAGCGCTCCGACGCAATGATCAGGGAGAGGGCCCATGTTGACGCGGCGTCGAGTTAGGCAAACGGATCCATTGGAGATACGCCTTGCCGCTGAAGCGGAGCGGCTGCGCGAAGAAGCCAAATCGCTTCCGCCCGGCGCAGCCCGCGATGAGATCCTGCGCAAGGCGCGTCAGGCAGAGACGGGCTCCCAGATGAGCGAATGGCTGAGGTCACCGGGCCTGCAGCCGCCGAGCTAAAGGGTGTCGCGGGCGCAGCCTGCCAAGGCTGCACGCGCCGGGAACGGGTTAGATGTCGGCGCGTACCGATGCGCTGATGTCGTGGGCAGAAACCGGAAAAATGAGCGCCACGTCCATCGTCCCCGTTGTGTCCGGTTGTCACCCGGCGGTGCGCGTCGTCAACGCCGCTTCGCCGCTTTGGTTCGCCGGTTGTAGGGCGAGCGGTTGACGGGCCGCAGCGAAATGCCTTCGCGCTGCGCCTTGCTGCGGATGGCCGCGACCGGCCGCTGCAGCTTGATGCTCATCACGCCGGTCGGCGTGTTGCCCTTCGCGAGCTGCTTCAGTTTGCTCACGTCCGCGGGCGTCCAGGGCTGCCGCGCGCGACGCTTGTAGGCCGGGTTTGCCTTGCGCGGTCCCTTGCGGCCGATCGGTGAGCCCGGCCGCTTCCATGCTGCTTTTGCCATGATGATCCTCCTTCAAGTCGTTCTTGAACATACGAATCAGCATTTCGGTTCCGCCGCAATCGGCGCCGCGTGCCGCCGTTTGCGCAAAATCACGCAGCGTTAACTTATGGAAATGCCGGAACCGCAAATTGGGGCGGAAGCTGCCAGTTCTTTCCATCCGAAACCCGCTGTGAAAGTCACATGACCGCCAAACGCAACCGCAGGAAACAGACCCAATCGCTTCAGGAGCGGCTGGCCGCCTTCGCCGAAAGCGCTCGCGAGCGCGCGCGCAACCTGCCGCCCGGCAGGGAGCGGGAGATGCTGCTGCAACGCGCCAGGCAGAACGAATTGACCTCGAACCTCACGGACTGGCTGAGCGCACCCGTCTACCCTCGACGAGGAGGATGACCATGCGGAGCATCAAGCACTACCGCGCGTTCCAGATCGATCCGGACGGGCACGTGTTCGGATGCATCAACCTCGTCTGCGACGATGACGAGGAGGCCAAGCGCGAAGCCGCCGCGCTCGTGCTGGCCCACCGCATCGAGCTGTGGCGGCTGGACCGGCGGATCGCGAAGTTCGAGGCGCCACAGGAAGTGGCCCGCCAGTAACCGGAAGGAACCGCGTCGTGCGCCCCGGGTTGGTCGGAGACCGACTTCGCCGGAGCCAGTATGACGGACGCCGAAATTCGCCAGGGGATGCCGCCCGTCAAGCTGACGCGCCAGGAGTTCGAGCGGCGCTACAGGGCTCGCTTTGTCGATCCCGCCTTTGCCCCGCTGCA from Bradyrhizobium sp. CCBAU 53351 includes the following:
- a CDS encoding DNA helicase; protein product: MRLSAPIYHLKRKAKRLSRDENIPLHDALDRVAATEGFSAWSMLAAKAAAMTPANRLFPQFHPGDLVLVGARPGQGKTLMSLELAVEAMKSGHRAAFFSLEYTEQDVFDRLRAIGVEPAQFDDLFEVDCSDAISADYVVKQMAAAPRGTVVVIDYLQLLDQRRENPDLTVQVRALKSFARDRGLIVVFISQIDRSYDPQVKPCPDLGDVRLPNPLDLTLFDKACFLNNSEVQFRTAS
- a CDS encoding FliM/FliN family flagellar motor switch protein; this translates as MPTLDKVTVDLMVVLGTTTMPIHQVLRLSRGAIIELDATEADEVKVLANNLPVASGVVLVDRNRIAVEVKQMLPRSPGTR
- a CDS encoding 4-oxalocrotonate tautomerase family protein, which translates into the protein MPLITVSYTTSRQAPSLKADIASAVSELTAKILHKDPKVTAIIVKSVDADDWFAGGKSLAEQKLASYWLDIHVSEGTNTKDEKAAYLAAMFKRMAEILGPLHPETYAHVDEVKSDAYGFGGLTQERRYIAGKLEVPLQTA
- the lipB gene encoding lipoyl(octanoyl) transferase LipB, whose amino-acid sequence is MVNSPQNPREKLDLTSFSAAGGEPVEWRISDAPVAYPEAVAAMEARVAAIAAGEAPELVWLLEHPPLYTSGTSGKETDLLDARFPTFATGRGGQLTYHGPGQRVAYVMLDLKRRRPDVRAYVASLEELILTTLAVFNVRGERREDRVGVWVKRPDKGPEHEDKIAAIGVRLKRWVSFHGIAINVEPELSHFAGIVPCGVVDPRYGVTSLVDLGQLVTMADVDIALRQAFEQLFGPTRAPVAEAAA
- a CDS encoding cysteine hydrolase family protein; this translates as MRNSASDVAEIRDAVHLCIDMQNIFAPGGLWATPWMERVLPTIASIVARYQARTVFTRFITPEDPADRRGQWQRYFHRWHQATRRNLPPSALDLVPALTRFVPPAAIIDKPAYSAFSNPALATSLVDKNVGTVVISGAETDVCVLSTVLSAVDLGFRVVIVEDALCSSSDVGHDALMTMYRTRFHGQVDLVTAEELAEFWRE